A window of the Budorcas taxicolor isolate Tak-1 chromosome 8, Takin1.1, whole genome shotgun sequence genome harbors these coding sequences:
- the ALKAL2 gene encoding ALK and LTK ligand 2, with the protein MHGPGRPLLLGMLLVLGAAGPGRGGAEPREAADRQTLLRLIVEIVQELRKYHSGESKRLQLSGRQDYTLDRREVADYAYPEEQRVEIVPRDLRMKDKFLKHLTGPLYFSPKCSKHFHRLYHNTRDCTIPAYYKRCARLLTRLAVSPMCMEG; encoded by the exons ATGCACGGGCCCGGGCGCCCCCTCCTGCTGGGGATGCTGCTCGTGCTGGGGGCGGCGGGGCCCGGCAGGGGCGGCGCGGAGCCCCGCGAGGCCGCGGACCGACAGACGCTGCTGCGGCTCATCGTGGAGATCGTCCAGGAGCTCAGGAAGTACCACTCGGGGGAGTCCAAGCGGCTGCAGCTCTCGGGCCGGCAGGACTACACCCTGGACCGCAGGGAGGTCGCGGACTACGCTTACCCGGAGGAGCAGAGAGTGG AAATTGTCCCTCGAGATCTAAGGATGAAAGACAAGTTTCTAAAACATCTTACAG GCCCTCTGTATTTCAGCCCAAAGTGCAGCAAACACTTCCACAGACTTTACCACAACACCCGAGACTGCACCATCCCCGCAT ACTACAAGAGGTGTGCCCGGCTTCTTACTCGGCTGGCAGTCAGCCCGATGTGCATGGAGGGATAA